From bacterium:
GTTCCACGCCAAGTCACATTCGGCATGGAGAGATTGGCTTGGACGCTTGGCTTATTCGGGTTACCTTCAGCAATGACTCGACCATTTGCAATACCGCCAAGTTTCCATTTCTTGGTATTTGGCCAGTGATCAAGACGGACTCCTTTAAAATCAGCGATAATTTTAACGTGCGGCTCAATCCCAGGCTTTGGAGATAGGTAGCTAAGTGATCCAGAAGCTTGCCCCCCTAACGCCTCTCCTGTAAACACAGGCACAAACACTGGCCCGCCTTTTTGATACGCGAATCTGCCTTTCACATTCGTCATCACAAGATGTTTAAATCGAGCTTCCTGTGCTTGCATGTCCATGACAAGATAGGGGCCAGTCAAACGACCTCTTGTAGAACCGCGTGCCGTAAAGGAACCATAAAACGGGGGGGGTTCAGCTTCCGAAATTGTCTTCCAAGCCTCATGGATATCCGATCCGGATCCGCTAAAATTTATCGATCCCATCCATGGAACACCCTTCTCAGAGCGCTCCCTTGTTGAGAACCCGTTAAATACGACTTTAGCCCCTGTTGTCTGCCCTGACCCTTCAAATTGCATTGCTATGTCAGAGATTTTCCCTTTAACTTTAACATTATAAAACGGATTTAGACTATGAATGTATTGAACCTTTGAAGCGATTACCTCACCGGTACCAAGATAATGCATCTTCCAACGTTTCGGCTCTTTATTAGCACGCAGGGAAAATGAACCAGAAAGAACCGCGCCTTGAAGAGTTACCTGAGGCTTTTGTTTCACATAAGGTTCAATCGCATCCCACTGCACTGCGGTAAAGTTACTTGAGGCAAGCGCTGAAGTCTTCTCGGCAAAAAGCCCACTAATAGTCATCTTCCCTGTGTGCGATCCAACTGCCGACAGCTTGCCGCGAAAAACATCTCCGGCTATAAACACATTCCCGTTTACATCGGCAAAGTGAGTAGTAATTGGCTTTGGCCGGAGTTCATCATGAGCGACAACCCTTCCATTATTAAAAAACAGATCAAGCGTAAATGTCTCAGGTCTCTTCTTACGTTGACGGCGGATTATCTCATCAAAATTCCATTTCCCTTTCGCATTCCGATCAATATAGAGATAAAAGTCATCTACCGTAGCGCTATAGACAGAAGAACCCCAAAGAGCGGGAGTAAAAATAGCAAAGTGAAGCTTTTTGGCTGCGATTAAAGGTTTATTTGACTTGGGATCTAATACTGTAATATCATTCGCATCGAGTGTGCCCTTTTTGAGGTTAATCTGAAGAGAACCTATATGGGTATTTAAGTTAAAGGTAGTGTTTAGAGTTTCACTAATAGCAGTGGCGAGTTCATCCTTTTGCGCCTCATTCCATAATTGGCGCAAAAATAACACACCGCCCGCCAACACTATCAAGGCGGGTAATACTAAAATGAGCCAAAAAAACTGGCTCCGCAACCGCGCCATCCATGCCTCCAGATTCAAACTCCTACTTTCGATAAACGCTCGGCCATTACTTTTTTTGCAAATTCGATCGCGTTATATGAGCTGCGAACTAATGGAGCAGAAGCGACAAAAGAAAAGCCTAATTCCATCCCGATGGTTTCGTATTCCTTAAAATTATCCGGATGGATATATTCAGCAACGGGTAGGTGCCGCATGGTCGGACGCAAATATTGTCCGATGGTCACACAATCCACGCCAATACCGCGTAAGTCGCGAAGAACACCAACAACCTCATCCTTTGTCTCCCCTAAACCAAGCATTAAACCTGACTTGGTAAATATCTTCGCATTCATTCCCTTGACGATCTTAAGGACGTTTAAACTCCGAGAATACTTCGCCTGAGGCCTCACCAATGCATGCAAACGAGGAACGGTCTCGACGTTGTGATTATAAATATCAGGCAACGCATCAACTACAAGCTGGATACTCCTGTCGATTTGTTTAAAGTCAGGAGTTAAAACTTCTACAATTGCATGAGGTATAGCTTCGCGAATTGAGCGAATAGTATCAGCAAACTGGCCAGCACCGCCATCCTCTAAATCATCACGAGTAACCGAGGTTATAACCACATGCTTGAGATATAACACTTTGGCAGCTTCAGCAACTCTTTTCGGCTCATCTGTTTCAACTACAAGCGGTTTTCCTGTTTTTATAGCACAAAACCCGCAAGCGCGAGTGCATATGTCCCCCAAAATCATGAAGGTAGCGGTTTTTTTGGTGGACCAGCATTCGGGAAGATTGGGGCATCTAGCGCTTTGGCAGACAGTATGAAGATTAGCGCCACTGATCATGTCATCAACTTCGCGCATAGCCTCAGGACGCGGCATTCGGACTGTCAACCATTCTGGCAAGTGTCGGTTCATCATTTCCCTTTTGTTGCTGCGTTACTCAAATTATACCTGCACAGGCACAGCATCTGTGTTAAGGCAGTATATGCATGAATTTGAAGCGAATTGACAACGCAGGAAATTGCTTCGTTACCGCATATAGACGAGTTTGGCTATGAATAGTTCTACTTAGGGGTAGATGCCAGCAATATCTAGGCCACACGTTTCGTCAAGCCCAAACAATAAGTTCATATTCTGAACCGCTTGCCCAGCCGCGCCTTTGACCAAGTTGTCGATAACTGAAAAACAAACGGCATAATTGGTGCGCGGATCG
This genomic window contains:
- the lipA gene encoding lipoyl synthase; this translates as MMNRHLPEWLTVRMPRPEAMREVDDMISGANLHTVCQSARCPNLPECWSTKKTATFMILGDICTRACGFCAIKTGKPLVVETDEPKRVAEAAKVLYLKHVVITSVTRDDLEDGGAGQFADTIRSIREAIPHAIVEVLTPDFKQIDRSIQLVVDALPDIYNHNVETVPRLHALVRPQAKYSRSLNVLKIVKGMNAKIFTKSGLMLGLGETKDEVVGVLRDLRGIGVDCVTIGQYLRPTMRHLPVAEYIHPDNFKEYETIGMELGFSFVASAPLVRSSYNAIEFAKKVMAERLSKVGV